A genomic stretch from Vanrija pseudolonga chromosome 6, complete sequence includes:
- the msy1_1 gene encoding Mechanosensitive ion channel protein Msy1, whose protein sequence is MDPFMPTASFDYSSDPQHDHDAESYDMHHMARADSRTRLEPAPDSYSLPPGAAGAAAAAAGTAPQPAAFQVLPSRPLQHAAYPPTAAPISSTPPPPRPVNPNAHPSGFTTVPLNDMNPLRSGANSPSQGHGSTTSRSRNPSKLGFLPLGAGSSSTLDHSPEDPEKRAGRAGAHGNGRRSASWDRLGTPDAERAEWENFNPANSKVQRLRFAEGDAGKTKLSRLYLWLLNRGIVIRWSMFIIPILALLWIPGIVGLTMDSDPTVWGVPLLWWSIWLTVMWLGFWASKAAFMIFPHVFRQTIAVIIPNLKQYTDMVRNLGKYAKFILWTFICYITWQPLIERQCEHPNGSNSANALSNIEKILLGIVLCTVVTGIEKLLVQLIAFQFHRDSYADRLDEQKFQIKILTTLYSYSHDIPGRSDTLADSASTTTKGTRTPKIAIRKALRGIKSAAQSTTNAFGNVASEMTGSSVLQTNSPSNKVKAAISSSNKSKALARRLYYSFRQPGTDHLTIADIARFFPDLETAERAFNLFDRDGNGDATRDEIDAAVLDVHRERMSLEASMRDVDGAVSRLNDILMFLVLALCALIMSAMITSRIATSTFIASTGTFILSLSWMIGTTMQEILLSCIFLFVKHPYDVGDRVDIDGNSYTVAKMELMSTSFKRVDGKFVWIGHNVLALKVIENVRRSGPTSETFVFDVAFDTTFEKLQALRAKMLKFCKDNSRDFLPIFDVSVDDIPQQGKMVLKADIRYKSNWQQGALKVQRRNKWVCQLKICLAELKIWGPADAGDPSPPPPDAIRYTQVPWEDVLAAEQENATPTSPPPTFHAATGGNLVHRRNDSSLDIWGEHTYDHDESVPPSRMPSPGPDRGFQLGTPTRRPHHDLPHGTHPPTSYPGARV, encoded by the exons GCTACTCACTTCCCCCCggtgcggccggcgcggctgcggctgcggctggcaCGGCCCCGCAGCCAGCAGCATTCCAAGTGCTCCCCTCGCGGCCGCTCCAGCACGCGGCATACCCgcccacggcggcgccaatCTCCagcaccccgcccccgccgcggccagtCAACCCCAACGCCCACCCGTCGGGCTTCACGACCGTGCCCCTCAACGACATGAACCCGCTGCGCTCGGGCGCCAACTCGCCGTCCCAGGGCCACGGgagcacgacgagccgcAGCCGGAACCCGTCCAAGCTCGGCTTTTTGCCCCTCGGTGCcgggtcgagctcgacgctcgACCACTCGCCCGAGGACCCCGagaagcgcgccggccgcgctgggGCTCACGGTAAtggcaggaggagcgcgagctgggaccgcctcggcacgcccgacgccgagaggGCAGAATGGGAGAACTTTAACCCCGCCAACTCCAAGGTCCAGCGCCTGCGCTTTGCCGAGGGTGACGCGGGCAAGACcaag CTCTCCCGCCTCTATCTCTGGCTCCTGAACCGCGGCATCGTCATCCGCTGGTCCATGTTCATCATCCCCATCCTCGCACTCCTTTGGATTCCCGGTATCGTGGGCCTGACGATGGACAGCGACCCCACCGTCTGGGGTGTGCCCTTG CTCTGGTGGTCCATCTGGCTCACCGTCATGTGGCTCGGCTTCTGGGCGTCCAAGGCCGCATTCATGATCTTCCCCCACGTGTTCAGACAGACGATCGCCGTCATCATTCCCAATCTCAAGCAGTATACCGACATGGTTCGCAACCTCGGCAAATACGCAAAGTTCATCCTGTGGACGTTTATCTGTTACATCACCTGGCAGCCGCTCATTGAGCGCCAGTGCGAGCACCCCAACGGCTCCAACAGCGCCAATGCTCTCAGCAACATTGAGAAGATCCTTCTCGGCATTGTCCTCTGTACAGTCGTTACTGGTATCGAGAAGCTGCTTGTCCAGCTCATCGCATTCCAGTTCCACCGCGACTCGTAtgccgaccgcctcgacgagcaaAAGTTCCAGATCAAGATCCTCACCACCTTGTACTCGTACTCCCACGACATTCCCGGCAGGTCCGACACCctggccgactcggcctcgaccaccACAAAGGGCACGCGCACCCCCAAGATTGCTATCCGTAAGGCGCTCCGAGGCATCAAGTCGGCCGCACAGAGCACCACCAACGCGTTCGGCAACGTCGCGTCCGAGATGACGGGCAGCTCCGTCCTCCAGACCAACTCGCCGTCCaacaaggtcaaggccgccatctcgtcgtccaACAAGAGCAaggcgctcgcccgccgtctGTACTACTCGTTCAGACAGCCCGGCACCGACCACCTCACCATTGCCGACATTGCCCGCTTCTTCCCCGACCTCGAgaccgccgagcgcgcaTTCAACCTCTTTGACCgcgacggcaacggcgatGCCACGCGCGATGAGATTGACGCGGCTGTGCTGGATGTCCACCGCGAGCGCATGTCCCTCGAGGCGTCGATGCgtgacgtcgacggcgccgtctcgCGTCTCAACGACATTCTCATgttcctcgtcctcgccctctgtGCCCTTATCATGAGCGCCATGATCACGAGCCGTATCGCCACGTCAACCTTTATCGCGTCCACCGGCACCTTCATCCTCTCGCTCTCGTGGATGATCGGAACGACCATGCAGGAGATTCTCCTCTCGTGTATCTTCCTCTTCGTCAAGCACCCCTACGACGTTGGAGACcgcgtcgacattgacggCAATAGCTACACTGTCGCCAAGATGGAGCTcatgtcgacgagcttcaagcgcgtcgacggcaagtTTGTTTGGATCGGCCACAAtgtcctcgccctcaaggTCATTGAGAATGTCCGCCGCTCTGGCCCCACCTCGGAGACGTTTGTCTTTGACGTCGCGTTCGACACTACGTTTGAGAAGCTTCAGGCTCTCCGCGCCAAGATGCTCAAGTTCTGCAAGGACAACTCGCGTGATTTCTTGCCCATCTTTGACGTGAGCGTCGACGACATTCCCCAGCAGGGCAAGATGgtcctcaaggccgacatCCGCTACAAGTCCAACTGGCAGCAGGGTGCGCTCAAGGTGCAGCGCCGCAACAAGTGGGTGTGCCAGCTCAAGATctgcctcgccgagctcaagatCTGGGGCCCGGCCGATGCTGGAGACCCGAgcccccctcctcccgaCGCCATCCGCTACACGCAGGTGCCCTGGGAGGACGTGCTGGCTGCAGAGCAGGAGAATGCCACTCCTACTTCCCCGCCTCCCACCTTCCACGCGGCCACTGGCGGCAACCTCGTACACCGTCGCAAcgactcgtcgctcgacaTTTGGGGCGAGCACACCTACGACCACGACGAGTCGGTTCCGCCTAGCCGGATGCCGTCGCCTGGTCCTGACCGTGGCTTCCAGCTTGGTACGCCAactcgccgcccgcaccacGACCTGCCGCATGGCACGCATCCTCCGACTAGCTACCCTGGCGCACGGGTCTAG
- the msy1_1 gene encoding Mechanosensitive ion channel protein Msy1, translating into MDDDARVHARDYATTATRHEPHDVYGAGAENVVLDYSSDPQHDHDAESYDMHHMARADSRTRLEPAPDSYSLPPGAAGAAAAAAGTAPQPAAFQVLPSRPLQHAAYPPTAAPISSTPPPPRPVNPNAHPSGFTTVPLNDMNPLRSGANSPSQGHGSTTSRSRNPSKLGFLPLGAGSSSTLDHSPEDPEKRAGRAGAHGNGRRSASWDRLGTPDAERAEWENFNPANSKVQRLRFAEGDAGKTKLSRLYLWLLNRGIVIRWSMFIIPILALLWIPGIVGLTMDSDPTVWGVPLLWWSIWLTVMWLGFWASKAAFMIFPHVFRQTIAVIIPNLKQYTDMVRNLGKYAKFILWTFICYITWQPLIERQCEHPNGSNSANALSNIEKILLGIVLCTVVTGIEKLLVQLIAFQFHRDSYADRLDEQKFQIKILTTLYSYSHDIPGRSDTLADSASTTTKGTRTPKIAIRKALRGIKSAAQSTTNAFGNVASEMTGSSVLQTNSPSNKVKAAISSSNKSKALARRLYYSFRQPGTDHLTIADIARFFPDLETAERAFNLFDRDGNGDATRDEIDAAVLDVHRERMSLEASMRDVDGAVSRLNDILMFLVLALCALIMSAMITSRIATSTFIASTGTFILSLSWMIGTTMQEILLSCIFLFVKHPYDVGDRVDIDGNSYTVAKMELMSTSFKRVDGKFVWIGHNVLALKVIENVRRSGPTSETFVFDVAFDTTFEKLQALRAKMLKFCKDNSRDFLPIFDVSVDDIPQQGKMVLKADIRYKSNWQQGALKVQRRNKWVCQLKICLAELKIWGPADAGDPSPPPPDAIRYTQVPWEDVLAAEQENATPTSPPPTFHAATGGNLVHRRNDSSLDIWGEHTYDHDESVPPSRMPSPGPDRGFQLGTPTRRPHHDLPHGTHPPTSYPGARV; encoded by the exons GCTACTCACTTCCCCCCggtgcggccggcgcggctgcggctgcggctggcaCGGCCCCGCAGCCAGCAGCATTCCAAGTGCTCCCCTCGCGGCCGCTCCAGCACGCGGCATACCCgcccacggcggcgccaatCTCCagcaccccgcccccgccgcggccagtCAACCCCAACGCCCACCCGTCGGGCTTCACGACCGTGCCCCTCAACGACATGAACCCGCTGCGCTCGGGCGCCAACTCGCCGTCCCAGGGCCACGGgagcacgacgagccgcAGCCGGAACCCGTCCAAGCTCGGCTTTTTGCCCCTCGGTGCcgggtcgagctcgacgctcgACCACTCGCCCGAGGACCCCGagaagcgcgccggccgcgctgggGCTCACGGTAAtggcaggaggagcgcgagctgggaccgcctcggcacgcccgacgccgagaggGCAGAATGGGAGAACTTTAACCCCGCCAACTCCAAGGTCCAGCGCCTGCGCTTTGCCGAGGGTGACGCGGGCAAGACcaag CTCTCCCGCCTCTATCTCTGGCTCCTGAACCGCGGCATCGTCATCCGCTGGTCCATGTTCATCATCCCCATCCTCGCACTCCTTTGGATTCCCGGTATCGTGGGCCTGACGATGGACAGCGACCCCACCGTCTGGGGTGTGCCCTTG CTCTGGTGGTCCATCTGGCTCACCGTCATGTGGCTCGGCTTCTGGGCGTCCAAGGCCGCATTCATGATCTTCCCCCACGTGTTCAGACAGACGATCGCCGTCATCATTCCCAATCTCAAGCAGTATACCGACATGGTTCGCAACCTCGGCAAATACGCAAAGTTCATCCTGTGGACGTTTATCTGTTACATCACCTGGCAGCCGCTCATTGAGCGCCAGTGCGAGCACCCCAACGGCTCCAACAGCGCCAATGCTCTCAGCAACATTGAGAAGATCCTTCTCGGCATTGTCCTCTGTACAGTCGTTACTGGTATCGAGAAGCTGCTTGTCCAGCTCATCGCATTCCAGTTCCACCGCGACTCGTAtgccgaccgcctcgacgagcaaAAGTTCCAGATCAAGATCCTCACCACCTTGTACTCGTACTCCCACGACATTCCCGGCAGGTCCGACACCctggccgactcggcctcgaccaccACAAAGGGCACGCGCACCCCCAAGATTGCTATCCGTAAGGCGCTCCGAGGCATCAAGTCGGCCGCACAGAGCACCACCAACGCGTTCGGCAACGTCGCGTCCGAGATGACGGGCAGCTCCGTCCTCCAGACCAACTCGCCGTCCaacaaggtcaaggccgccatctcgtcgtccaACAAGAGCAaggcgctcgcccgccgtctGTACTACTCGTTCAGACAGCCCGGCACCGACCACCTCACCATTGCCGACATTGCCCGCTTCTTCCCCGACCTCGAgaccgccgagcgcgcaTTCAACCTCTTTGACCgcgacggcaacggcgatGCCACGCGCGATGAGATTGACGCGGCTGTGCTGGATGTCCACCGCGAGCGCATGTCCCTCGAGGCGTCGATGCgtgacgtcgacggcgccgtctcgCGTCTCAACGACATTCTCATgttcctcgtcctcgccctctgtGCCCTTATCATGAGCGCCATGATCACGAGCCGTATCGCCACGTCAACCTTTATCGCGTCCACCGGCACCTTCATCCTCTCGCTCTCGTGGATGATCGGAACGACCATGCAGGAGATTCTCCTCTCGTGTATCTTCCTCTTCGTCAAGCACCCCTACGACGTTGGAGACcgcgtcgacattgacggCAATAGCTACACTGTCGCCAAGATGGAGCTcatgtcgacgagcttcaagcgcgtcgacggcaagtTTGTTTGGATCGGCCACAAtgtcctcgccctcaaggTCATTGAGAATGTCCGCCGCTCTGGCCCCACCTCGGAGACGTTTGTCTTTGACGTCGCGTTCGACACTACGTTTGAGAAGCTTCAGGCTCTCCGCGCCAAGATGCTCAAGTTCTGCAAGGACAACTCGCGTGATTTCTTGCCCATCTTTGACGTGAGCGTCGACGACATTCCCCAGCAGGGCAAGATGgtcctcaaggccgacatCCGCTACAAGTCCAACTGGCAGCAGGGTGCGCTCAAGGTGCAGCGCCGCAACAAGTGGGTGTGCCAGCTCAAGATctgcctcgccgagctcaagatCTGGGGCCCGGCCGATGCTGGAGACCCGAgcccccctcctcccgaCGCCATCCGCTACACGCAGGTGCCCTGGGAGGACGTGCTGGCTGCAGAGCAGGAGAATGCCACTCCTACTTCCCCGCCTCCCACCTTCCACGCGGCCACTGGCGGCAACCTCGTACACCGTCGCAAcgactcgtcgctcgacaTTTGGGGCGAGCACACCTACGACCACGACGAGTCGGTTCCGCCTAGCCGGATGCCGTCGCCTGGTCCTGACCGTGGCTTCCAGCTTGGTACGCCAactcgccgcccgcaccacGACCTGCCGCATGGCACGCATCCTCCGACTAGCTACCCTGGCGCACGGGTCTAG
- the tif5 gene encoding putative eukaryotic translation initiation factor 5: MTTVNIRRDVEDKFYRYKMPLLQTKIEGRGNGIKTVVPNMEDVARALNRPPAYPTKFFGTELGAQTTMANERYIVNGAHQPDRLRELLDTFIDKFVLCASCKNPETELVITGRGNNEHIHRDCKACGAHTDIDMRHKLTTFILKNPPKKKKGKKGMTAEANVGGPVVFDEKDNGSGEDSPSATPAPGDQGVPTSGTDIDAALGRGGDPILDNPDAIANKVANLNVDDDDEDEGSPYYQLRVWLEETEDPSDADVIGQIKELEIVGKHKALVEIGHKLLGEKVDADIQKRAQLLKVLVTSEKHQKSLLGGLERLLALSPDSDALIASGATSKALMALYQEDILEEEVIRQWGTHVSKKYVSKDQSKKVRKSADAFLKWLDEADDESDEE; encoded by the exons ATGACGACTGTCAACATCCGTCGCGATGTCGAAGACAAGTTCTAC CGCTACAAGATGCCCCTGCTCCAGACCAAGATCGAGGGCCGCGGTAACGGCATCAAGACTGTCGTGCCCAACATGGAAGACGTGGCGAGGGCCTTGAACCGCCCCCCTGCTT ATCCCACCAAGTTCTTTGgcaccgagctcggcgcccaaACCACAATGGCCAACGAGCGTTACATTGTCAACGGCGCGCACCAGCCCGACCGCctccgcgagctcctcgacacgTTCATTGACAAGTTTGTTCTCTGCGCGTCGTGCAAGAACCCCGAGACGGAGCTCGTCATCACCGGCCGCGGCAACAATGAGCACATTCACCGTGACTGCAAGGCCTGCGGTGCACACACCGACATTGACATGCGCCACAAGCTCACGACGTTCATCCTCAAGAACCCtcccaagaagaagaagggcaagaagggcatgaccgccgaggccaacgtTGGCGGCCCTGTCGTGTTCGACGAGAAGGACaatggcagcggcgaggactcgccctcggccacccccgcccctgGCGACCAGGGCGTTCCCACCTCGGGCACCGACATTGACGCTGCGCTCGGCAGGGGCGGTGACCCCATCCTTGACAACCCCGACGCCATTGCCAACAAGGTTGCCAACCtcaacgtcgacgacgatgacgaggacgagggctcGCCGTACTACCAGCTCCGTGTCTGGCTCGAGGAGACCGAGGACCcgtcggacgccgacgtcatTGGCCagatcaaggagctcgaAATTGTTGGCAAGCACAAGGCGCTCGTTGAGATTGGCCACAAGCTCTTGGGCGAGAAGGTTGACGCGGACATCCAGAAGCGCGCCCAGCTCCTCAAGGTGCTCGTGACCTCGGAGAAGCACCAGAAGTCGCTCCTCGGtggcctcgagcgtctcctcgctctctcgcccgactcggacgcgCTCATCGCGTCCGGCGCGACTTCCAAGGCCCTCATGGCCCTGTACCAGGAGGACAttctcgaggaggaggttaTCCGCCAGTGGGGCACGCACGTGAGCAAGAAGTATGTCAGCAAGGACCAGAGCAAGAAGGTGCGCAagagcgccgacgcgttcCTCAagtggctcgacgaggcggatgACGAGAGTGACGAGGAGTAA
- the SPBC460.04c_9 gene encoding Putative alpha-ketoglutarate-dependent sulfonate dioxygenase, with amino-acid sequence MSPPIAVDSPSPLEDYTDLVTSIKAANDARPQGKYYAGFGTPPPNALKRYLAAGIDLTAGYPAYPDIPEDVAAATAFENQGREGSSYVDPAGRADKDKKALFAAAKEVNNLTKHIGTEIVGLQLKDLTPTQRDELALLVAERGVVFLRDQDLSPQQQVELGLHFGDGQIKTDSVLPHVPGFDRLGIIWDSARPGQRSFRLPWPGIPAHGWHIDTAADPITNGYTHLFQDTVPSDSGDTLWSSGYAAYDKLSPALRKFVDGLTGIYRSTVTFKNPDKPDGPPIPILERAPVVRTHPVTKWKTLFVTRQLVGLEGFDKKESDHLLKYLVDVVENTVDIQVRWHWTNNASAIWDNRVVAHTVSRDFDGERHGTRVQSYSDRPFFDPESKSRGEALGLPGWNVPAFDTEAHLRAGFQF; translated from the exons ATGTCGCCGCCCATCGCAGTCGACTCCCCGTCCCCGCTGGAGGACTACACCGACCTCGTCACTTCCATCAAAGCGGCCAACGACGCGCGCCCACAGGGCAAATACTACGCAGGCTTCGGCACGCCCCCACCGAACGCGCTCAAGCGgtacctcgccgccgggATCGACTTGACGGCCGGCTATCCTGCATACCCCGACATTCCCGAGGACGTtgcggccgccacggcgtTCGAGAACCAGGGGCGCGAGGGGAGCTCCTATGTCGACccggcggggagggcggaTAAGGACAAGAAGGCGTTGTTTGCGGCTGCGAAGGAGGTGAACAACCTCACCAAGCACATTGGG ACGGAAATCGTCGGCCTCCAGCTCAAAGACCTCACCCCTACGCaacgcgacgagctcgccctcctcgtggcggagcgcggcgtcgtcttcctgCGCGACCAGGACCTGAGCCCAcagcagcaggtcgagctcgggctgcACTTTGGCGACGGGCAGATCAAGACGGACAGCGTGCTGCCCCACGTGCCCGGGTTCGACCGGCTGGGCATCATCTGGGACTCTGCGCGGCCTGGCCAGCGCAGCTTCCGCCTGCCGTGGCCTGGGATCCCGGCGCACGGGTGGCATATTGACACGGCGGCCGACCCGATCACCAACGGCTACACGCACCTGTTCCAGGACACGGTGCCGAGCGACTCTGGGGACACGCTGTGGAGCTCTGGCTACGCGGCGTACGACAAGCTCTCGCCTGCGCTGCGCAAGTTTGTCGACGGCCTGACTGGCATTTATCGGTCAACGGTGACCTTCAAGAATCCGGACAAGCCCGACGGCCCGCCCATCCCGATTCTGGAGCGCGCGCCCGTTGTGCGCACGCACCCGGTCACCAAGTGGAAGACGCTGTTCGTCACCCGCCAGctggtcggcctcgagggctTTGACAAGAAGGAGAGCGACCACCTGCTCAAGTATCTTGTGGACGTGGTCGAGAACACGGTCGACATCCAGGTGCGCTGGCACTGGACCAACAATGCGAGTGCCATCTGGGATAAccgtgtcgtcgcgcacACTGTCAGC CGCGACTTTGACGGAGAACGCCACGGCACACGCGTCCAGTCGTACTCTGACCGGCCCTTCTTCGACCCCGAGTCCAAGTCGCGCGGAGAGGCACTCGGCCTGCCGGGGTGGAACGTACCCGCGTTCGACACCGAGGCGCACCTGCGCGCCGGGTTCCAGTTCtag
- the PLT5_2 gene encoding Polyol transporter 5: MSTDPYNDIKPDPHAAVRTHRVDNVIDIENPLQRLPAAQVAADARAFAEAHDLGDHAEDFVKGALVARSPDELDTIPELSDADRAALAFEKDHKWRCTGQLYFAALICALGAATEGWDIVGSNGANLSFPVEFGIARPRPEPGASRDEWIVGLINSAPYLAAAMVGVWVSDPLNNWLGRRGLIFVTGLGLIATPLGMAFTRSWQQLLAVRLLMGIPYGAKAATVSVYAAEISPTAIRGAITIGWQLWVTFGIFIGMAANVIVKDVPRIAWRLQLGSAFIPSVPLVFLVWLAPESPRWLMKKNRYPAAFAAFYRLRKTPLAAARDMYYSHVLYEEEVALAKGTTYWSRLTDLFTVPRIRRASLGAFTTMIGQQLCGINVISFYSSTVFREGGYTNDQALYASLGFGALNFAFCIPALFLVDTFGRRSLLLSTFPFMTLFLLLTGLAFLLPDSQASTRTSLVAAFIYIYTVFYSVGEGPIAFLYPAEVFPTVHREQGMAWGVWANNFFASLLGLTFPSLLRGLTPVGAFCLYAGLNTLALSWVWCFVPETKGLTLEEIDQVFSVPTRHFIHYETTQWLPWWFRRYVLFDRKAHLVPLLDWETDRQAKAARRVAA, encoded by the exons ATGTCCACTGACCCCTACAACGACATCAAGCCAGACCCGCACGCGGCGGTACGCACCCACCGTGTTGACAATGTAATCGACATCGAGAACCCGCTACAGCGCCTCCCAGCGGCACAGGTGGcagccgacgcgcgcgcgtttgCCGAGGCTCACGACCTAGGCGACCACGCGGAAGACTTTGTCAAGGGTGCGCTGGTCGCGCGCTCccccgacgagctggacaCCATCCCGGAGctcagcgacgccgaccgcgccgcgctggccttTGAGAAGGACCACAAGTGGCGCTGTACGGGCCAGCTGTACTTCGCTGCCCTGAtctgcgcgctcggcgccgcgacggagGGCTGGGACATTGTCGGGTCGAACGGCGCCAACTTGTCTTTTCCGGTCGAGTTTGGGATCGCGCGGCCCCGCCCTGAGCCAGGGGCGAGTCGCGACGAGTGGATTGTAGGGTTGATCAACTCGGCGCCgtacctcgccgcggcgatgGT TGGCGTGTGGGTGTCCGACCCCCTGAACAACtggctcggccggcgcgggctcaTCTTCGTCACGGGCCTCGGGCTCATCGCGACGCCGCTCGGCATGGCCTTCACGCGTTCCTggcagcagctcctcgcggtGCGCCTTCTCATGGGCATTCCGTACGGCGCGAAAGCCGCCACCGTCAGCGTTTATGCCGCCGAGATCTCGCCCACGGCGATCCGCGGCGCGATTACCATCGGGTGGCAGCTGTGGGTCACGTTCGGGATCTTCATCGGCATGGCGGCGAACGTCATCGTCAAGGACGTGCCGCGCATCGCGTGGCGGCTACAGCTCGGGAGCGCGTTCATCCCCTCTGTCCCGCTCGTCTTTTTGGTGTGGCTCGCGCCCGAGAGCCCGCGCTGGCTGATGAAGAAGAACCGGTACCCCGCCGCATTTGCAGCCTTCTACCGCCTGCGCAagacgccgctcgccgccgcgagggaCATGTACTACTCGCACGTGCTgtacgaggaggaggtcgcgctcgcaaAGGGCACGACGTACTGGTCCCGCCTGACCGACCTCTTCACCGTCCCGCGTATCCGCCGCGCGAGCCTCGGCGCGTTCACGACCATGATCGGGCAGCAGCTGTGCGGGATCAACGTGATCAGCTTCTACTCGTCGACCGTGTTCCGCGAGGGAGGGTACACCAACGACCAGGCGCTGTATGCGAGCCTGGGgttcggcgcgctcaacTTTGCGTTCTGCATCCCTGCGCTGTTCCTGGTCGACACGttcggccgccgcagcttGCTTTTGTCGACGTTCCCGTTCATGACGCTCTTCCTCCTGCTTACCGGCCTCGCGTTCCTCCTGCCCGACTCGCAGGCTtcgacgcgcacgtcgctcgtcgcggccttCATCTACATCTACACCGTGTTCTACTCGGTCGGCGAGGGACCCATCGCGTTCTTGTACCCTGCCGAGGTGTTCCCC ACTGTCCACCGCGAACAAGGCATGGCGTGGGGCGTGTGGGCGAACAACTTCTTCGCGTCCCTCCTAGGCCTCACCTTCCCCTCGCTCCTGCGCGGCCTGACGCCTGTCGGCGCGTTCTGCCTCTACGCAGGCCTgaacacgctcgcgctcagctGGGTGTGGTGCTTTGTGCCCGAGACCAAGGGTCTCACGCTGGAAGAGATCGACC AGGTCTTCTCGGTCCCGACGCGCCACTTCATCCACTACGAGACGACGCAGTGGCTTCCCTGGTGGTTCCGCCGCTACGTCCTCTTCGACCGCAAGGCGCACCTCGTGCCCCTGCTCGACTGGGAGACGGACCGgcaggccaaggctgcgcgCCGGGTGGCAGCTTAG